DNA sequence from the Colletotrichum higginsianum IMI 349063 chromosome 10, whole genome shotgun sequence genome:
ggacaCCAACCCCGCACCTTTGCCAGACTTTCCGGTATCATCTGAGCGGTCGTCGTTCTCAACATAACTATGCTGTTTACCTTTTGACTTCTTGTTCCTCAAGAAGAATACTGCCTATTCGATTCCTCCACCTCGCCTAGAATGGAGTCTTCCAACACTCAGCGACGGATCACGAAGCGATCGTCCTACGCGTGAGTGGAGTGTCACATTCTTGAACTTGACGAGGCATCTTAACATTGGTTTGAAAGCTGCTCGCGATGCCGAAGACAGAAGATCAAGTGTTCGGGGCTTCACCCGTGCAACAACTGCACTCAGCGGCGGCTGACATGTATATTCGATGAACGAGATAACAAGGTCATGGTGACGCAAGGGTGAGCAAATCAATACTTGCCGCAATTCAGCTTCCTGGCTTACGAAAAGCATTCAGTTATCTGTCCGAACTACAACAGAAAGTTGCGCGGTTGGAACGAGCCCAAGCAAGAGCCTTTACGGAACAGAGCTTGAGGGATCTCGATGGCAATGGCGCCGATTGCATCACTCATCGTGAAGGGTCCAGTCCCATCTCTGACGAGAAGCGGAGGCCCAGCTATCATAGCCCTGAAAGAGCACCCCGAGACTCGCCACCCAGAGATGGAGAGGATCCAGATTTGACAAATCCCCTCACGACAACGCCATCCAGATTTTGCATGTCTGCTTCAAACGGCCAACCTTGTGGGTGGTGTCTTGTTCCTCTTGGCATTACAAATCAGTGTTGGTATACTGACTTGCCATAGACTTCTTAGGCTCTTCCTCAAACTGGTCATTCTCTCGGCAAGTTCTGAGCGTGACACACCAGCACGTTTGCCAATCTCCGCTTCCAACCAACAGTCTCTTATTCGACGGTTGCGCGTACGACCTCGGATGGGACGGCTCTAGAACCACGCAAACATTGGACAACCGATTGATACCGAGCTATGACTacgccatcttcctcatcaACGCGGTCAAGTTCCATTGCGGCCAAATGTTCCATCTCTTCGAAGAGGACGAGTTCATGGCCAACATGCACACCTTTTACTCAAAATCGTCTACTGATAGGGCAGAGGAAGACAGTCTCTGGTACATACACTTTCTGGTGGTTCTGGCCTTTGGGAAGAGCCTCATCCAAAAAAAGAGTCAAGGAAAGAGACCGGCTGGGGCTGAGTTCTTCGTAAGGGCGCTTCAGCTTCTCCCCGATGTCACCGCCCTTTGCAAGCAGCCGATTTTGTCCACGGAAATACTCTGCTCCATGGCGTGGTACTACCAGGCTCTGGATTTCCGGCATGCTGCTCATAACTTTGTAAGCCCTCAGATCAAGTGTGGTGTAGGAGAGAGTCATTGCTAAACCACTGTGGGCAGATCGGGCAGGCCAAAAGTGTAGCAATGAATCACGGCATGCACACGGATATGCCGGTGATGGAATTGGGACCGGGCCTTGTGCAACGATGTCGCAAAATCTGGTGGACCGTTTACGTTTTGGACCGACAGATGACTTCGCTGATGGGTCTTCCCCAGTCCACACTAGATGAGGGCGTCTACTGCCAACTGCCTTCGTACCCGGGCTCAGTGCATCGCACGGCCGCGTTGAGCATGCAGATCAAGTTCGCCCGAATCATTGCCGAGATTAGCAGCAGTATGTCACGGcccctcgtcgtcaaggaaGATGTTTTaataacgtcgggcacccacttttcgcccacccccccatttcgcccacccataaatgaggctatccccatcataaccaccaagttcaattaactattgacttcgtctagatgccaccacaatacagctttcagcttcactaggtaaatcagactcgctggattcatccgtgataccctctttttcgccagcctcaatttgagccttctggatgtccttgatattggcgaacttggtgtttgggtcgatctggactgtccttcttttccttgctgcattattggtgacttgggcctgcaggagctcaagattatgctgggcagttgccagcttataggactgctcgctgaagccttttttcacctttatgaaaaggaggcgttgagtactagcatcattatccagctctgtgaatagcttcaactggccagccagatccttcatcttccttggcgtcgaccatgccactgcagacgatacagaagcccatccttcagctcccctgccttccttgacttcctccttgcctccagactgccctttgcaggtctgatgagatgatgctgatggtgttggtgttgatgggagcagcagacgactcataaggggctttgccatagaaacaggccatagtccagtccatttccacccacttttaatgttctggatcgtcatccctgccagggcagccttataataacagcctaggaagttcctcttgcctacaacagtagagtcattccaatgactaaggtatccaagctccttcctataggctgcctttaatgggccaaagactgactgatcaagtggctggaggacatgggaggtatgtggtggtaagaacaatagatggatgttgtttatatagcagagccacataaagtccgtcgttgtatggctcccatgcccatccaagaccagcagtctaacctcctccttgccctgagggacagtctgagggatgaagaccttctgcagccattcaactgcagtggcatctgttgtccatccattctctgttgctgtaaactgccagccttcataagggccaagatccaaaggaaaccactgctgctggactgttatacccttatatataatgaggggatgcagtctgtggcccagggcagagatgcattcaataatagatacccatgcccttgatccaggctgtttcttgcgaacagacttcgtctcagacatgcccagcaccagcccattagatccttgcccctcaaggataccagtctcatccatgttgtatctgttggctggtttaatgctgatgatctctggcatggcgagatgcttgaaccagtccctgatgacctcagtagatgccccattaacacgtctagaatcgatagggcgacttctctggaccttgactgaaggattcctattcagaaaggctgttatccaacctttccctataggctctgtatcccccatagcatggaggatcctctctgcgaatagcttcacttgcagatgggttggagcaacaccaagggcatgctgaatgcgaatccattcagccaacttagcctcctgacctatagagagtctctgatggtcagcaaaggcaagttgccttggttggcagcccttgatgcgactgcgaagtgttgaacgtggcacaccccattcgattgatgctttccggagggactgcccattggcgactgcttccaaggtctgattgacctcatactcggtatatgcgctcataagggcaagaaaaaggtatgctgaaaaaatgaagccattcggataaaaactgtaaatgttgtgatggttagaaaaaggaggaggttggaggttaggtgtgctgatgagggatttatgggtgggcgaaatgggggggtgggcgaaaagtgggtgcccgacgttactGATGACCTGCCCTTCCGCTACCTAGCTGTTTACGGCGCAAACGGGCGACTGAACAAGAAGTTCGTCCTGAGCACAAAGGCGGTCCTGCAGAGCATCGTCTCGGTGGCCGACGAGCTGCGAACCTCGTTTCCGCTGTATGCCGACGAGCGTTTTGACGGCATCTCGAGGCTTTCTGCCCACCTACACCTCTTGTACTACCAGGTGAGCCGTCCAGCCCGTCCCTCGCCAACCCCCTTCGTTTCAATCCCTTGCTGACACTCGACGCACACAAAGTGTATCATTCTGGCGAC
Encoded proteins:
- a CDS encoding C6 transcription factor; its protein translation is MVTQGYLSELQQKVARLERAQARAFTEQSLRDLDGNGADCITHREGSSPISDEKRRPSYHSPERAPRDSPPRDGEDPDLTNPLTTTPSRFCMSASNGQPYFLGSSSNWSFSRQVLSVTHQHVCQSPLPTNSLLFDGCAYDLGWDGSRTTQTLDNRLIPSYDYAIFLINAVKFHCGQMFHLFEEDEFMANMHTFYSKSSTDRAEEDSLWYIHFLVVLAFGKSLIQKKSQGKRPAGAEFFVRALQLLPDVTALCKQPILSTEILCSMAWYYQALDFRHAAHNFIGQAKSVAMNHGMHTDMPVMELGPGLVQRCRKIWWTVYVLDRQMTSLMGLPQSTLDEGCIARPR